The Tachypleus tridentatus isolate NWPU-2018 chromosome 5, ASM421037v1, whole genome shotgun sequence genome includes a window with the following:
- the LOC143250831 gene encoding ubiquitin-conjugating enzyme E2Q-like protein 1: protein MATALKKPFRSSERDGDDQERTRHESGSPTHPTSTRRFLNHCTSPRSSRRDSKVSPADGGSAASKGHRSHSTNGFFKSKSSSSTSAKDTSSIITETVTQNSHAIRTRRLMKEFHEICKASQSVKEPPFSAELVDDNLYEWNIKLFQIDPESAFYKDMQETGTSYVLLNVTFPDTFPFAPPFMRVISPLIEKGFVMDGGAICMELLTPRGWASAYTVEAVVMQFAASLVKGQGRIPRKCKSGKEFSRKLAEASFRSLVKTHDKYGWVTPPMSDG from the coding sequence ATGGCCACTGCTTTGAAAAAACCTTTTCGTTCGTCGGAAAGAGATGGAGACGACCAAGAAAGAACTCGTCACGAAAGTGGCTCCCCAACTCACCCAACGTCCACTCGAAGATTCCTGAATCATTGTACGAGTCCACGAAGTTCTCGCCGTGATTCCAAAGTCAGTCCGGCAGATGGTGGATCTGCAGCTAGCAAAGGACATCGCAGCCATTCGACTAATGGTTTCTTTAAGTCCAAGTCGTCTTCCAGTACTAGTGCCAAAGACACCAGCAGCATTATCACTGAAACTGTAACGCAAAATAGTCACGCTATCAGAACGCGGAGGCTTATGAAAGAATTCCACGAGATCTGCAAAGCTTCACAAAGCGTTAAAGAACCCCCGTTTTCTGCTGAGTTAGTGGACGACAACTTGTACGAATGGAACATAAAGCTATTCCAGATTGATCCAGAGTCTGCGTTCTATAAAGACATGCAAGAGACAGGGACATCGTACGTTCTTCTCAATGTCACGTTTCCAGATACTTTTCCCTTCGCCCCGCCTTTTATGCGCGTTATTTCTCCTCTCATAGAGAAGGGGTTCGTGATGGACGGCGGAGCAATATGTATGGAACTCCTGACCCCACGGGGATGGGCTAGCGCTTACACTGTGGAGGCCGTGGTCATGCAGTTTGCCGCCAGTTTAGTGAAAGGTCAAGGACGAATTCCTCGGAAGTGTAAGAGTGGGAAAGAGTTTAGTCGAAAATTAGCGGAAGCGTCCTTTCGTAGTCTCGTAAAAACTCACGACAAGTACGGTTGGGTCACACCTCCTATGTCAGACGGGTAG